The proteins below are encoded in one region of Micromonospora pisi:
- a CDS encoding saccharopine dehydrogenase NADP-binding domain-containing protein: MSDTTTIGVLGGYGAVGSSVVRRLHQTVTGQLLIAGRDPARAKELARTLGPGTASTEPATVDRNDPASLDRFAARCGLIVNCAGPSYRVLDTVARAALRHDADYVDAAGDDPTLLRLLADGGANEWVAAGRIAVLSAGALPGLSGLLPRHLAAGIQRPVRLDAYLGGVAALTPAAAGDVLLSRGPEHGISGAGWRGDDVRERTLAPRRGLSLPAFPRLVDAFPFLSTEAVRLARAVRLQQVNWYTVFGGDQLPQQLAMSWALESTDTRDLISAATEDVRRHGSWYGQEFHLWEDDIDGPPTRTLSLTTEDSYELSGFMAAATASAILAGEVPPGVHLAADTLDPAKITQALSADPAVKISLAEAMG, from the coding sequence ATGAGTGACACCACGACGATCGGCGTCCTGGGAGGCTACGGAGCTGTCGGCAGCTCGGTGGTACGCCGTCTGCACCAGACAGTGACCGGACAGCTCCTGATTGCCGGCCGTGACCCGGCACGAGCCAAGGAACTCGCCCGCACGCTGGGCCCCGGCACAGCCTCCACCGAACCCGCAACCGTCGACCGCAACGACCCGGCCTCGCTCGACCGGTTCGCGGCACGCTGCGGTCTCATCGTCAACTGCGCTGGCCCGTCGTATCGGGTGCTCGACACGGTCGCCCGGGCCGCACTGCGTCACGACGCCGACTATGTCGACGCCGCCGGGGACGATCCCACACTTCTGCGGCTGCTCGCCGACGGCGGCGCCAACGAATGGGTCGCGGCGGGACGGATTGCTGTCTTGTCCGCAGGAGCCCTGCCGGGCCTCTCGGGGCTCCTCCCGCGCCACCTTGCCGCCGGAATCCAACGACCAGTCCGGCTGGACGCGTACCTCGGCGGGGTAGCAGCTCTCACCCCGGCAGCAGCCGGAGACGTACTACTCAGTCGCGGCCCCGAGCACGGCATATCCGGCGCCGGCTGGCGGGGTGACGACGTACGGGAGCGGACTCTCGCGCCCCGGCGCGGCCTGTCACTCCCGGCCTTCCCACGATTGGTGGACGCATTTCCCTTCCTGTCCACGGAGGCAGTCCGGCTTGCCCGCGCCGTGCGGCTCCAGCAGGTGAACTGGTACACCGTGTTCGGCGGCGACCAGCTCCCACAGCAGTTGGCCATGTCATGGGCACTTGAAAGCACCGACACACGCGACCTGATCAGCGCGGCAACCGAGGACGTACGACGACACGGCTCGTGGTACGGGCAGGAGTTCCACCTCTGGGAGGACGACATCGACGGCCCACCGACCCGCACCCTGTCGCTGACCACCGAGGACTCCTACGAACTCAGTGGCTTCATGGCGGCGGCGACAGCGAGCGCGATACTCGCGGGCGAGGTGCCTCCGGGAGTCCATCTCGCCGCCGATACGCTTGATCCCGCCAAAATCACCCAGGCGCTTTCGGCCGACCCCGCAGTCAAAATCAGCCTTGCCGAAGCGATGGGCTAG
- a CDS encoding S8 family serine peptidase codes for MPHLPLRRPGLIALGTAAALAMGVAAPAAAAPTGPVPPQHPVTAPLPAGGSSQSVTLITGDKVTVGTAADGTALRSVEGPNGTTASFHRAVLDGSLYVYPDAALPYVTAGVLDRQLFNVTGLIADGYDDAHSDKLPLIVRYTDTAARARTTANVAGSTAVRPLTSVQGAAVAQQRAQAPTFWSSLTGTPVPTPDAPATRRAPANPSLTNGIAKVWLDGRVTADLADSTAQIGAQRVWAEGNTATGVAVAVLDTGVDTEHPDLADQIASSASFVPDEDVTDYQGHGTHVASTIAGSGAASDGKEKGVAPGVKLHVGKVLNNEGQGQDSWIIAGMEWAARQEKARIISMSLGGGATDDTDPMTEAVNRLSAETGALFVVAAGNSGPQTIGTPGTAESALTVGSVDSNDRLADDSSQGPSVGDGGLKPEITAPGVDILAARSHLVRGGSGYYTMMSGTSMATPHVAGAAALVLAAHPDWTGQQIKQALVSSTKATPAYTPYQAGSGRVDVEAAVHATVFATASASSGFHPWPSEPGETDVKQVTYTNVGDQPVTLDLAVDATAPAGLFTLSTNRVTVPAHGTGSVTLTAKLDLLPVDQPISGMIHAKDNTGTVRAHTLIGAVREGQRQNLTVVATDRSGKPLSGKVIVTAQNLFAAVDLDASGTGTLRLPVGSYSGWLSADVQGANGPHSLGMALLPFNDVKLDKDRTVTLDGTKLRRVQAYVPKESTPAAVRLDIHRSYTDSLVESSALPNASYDSIWALPTGKKVTDGAFEFGARFRLEQPALTVATKSRTYEDLLVKRAATPLPAGTAQLPAVFAADGTPADLAKRDVRDKAVVVRRSDTIALAEQAQNAATAGAKLLLVVNDGVGRLDPWDENPWTPESPAPITVATLTADEGAELIGELRRGSVPLTVTSNPTTDYLYDVVHHWTGAVPANPTWRSTPKDLARVDVSFRNFRQGKAMEFRPDVWRGWAVGNQLTVAAQGDRTDWVTADVSWTNDAQILGETGQHLVGVAARYPVGPISKVSWFGPIQRPRMGPVNYQPVRYLDSVYIPVPGWGASGSGYVGDAGGNYDVRNWAALYQGDQQLLWGNAEYLPVSGLAPERLPYRLVVDNDRGTWANPYSTHTLTEWNFTSAATGAESTETLPLIQLDYDVATDTDGKAGRHTELSVAASHLPGVTATIREVTLELSYDDGATWQRAKLTQNDFGWSTKLKATDTAQFVTLRASAKDSSGNTVSQTLTRAFGLR; via the coding sequence TTGCCTCACTTGCCCCTCCGCAGACCAGGGCTGATCGCCCTCGGTACGGCTGCGGCCCTGGCCATGGGCGTCGCGGCACCGGCCGCCGCGGCACCCACGGGCCCGGTTCCGCCCCAGCACCCCGTCACCGCGCCACTGCCGGCCGGCGGCAGCTCGCAGAGCGTCACCCTGATCACCGGTGACAAGGTGACGGTCGGCACCGCCGCCGACGGCACCGCCCTACGCTCGGTGGAGGGTCCGAACGGGACCACGGCCAGCTTCCACCGCGCCGTGCTCGACGGCTCGCTCTACGTCTACCCGGACGCGGCACTGCCGTACGTCACCGCGGGCGTGCTCGACCGGCAGCTGTTCAACGTGACCGGGCTGATCGCCGACGGCTACGACGACGCGCACAGCGACAAACTGCCGCTGATCGTCCGCTACACCGACACCGCCGCCCGCGCCCGCACCACCGCGAACGTGGCCGGCTCCACCGCCGTACGCCCGCTGACCAGCGTTCAGGGCGCGGCCGTGGCGCAGCAGCGGGCACAGGCCCCGACCTTCTGGTCGTCGCTCACCGGAACCCCGGTGCCGACCCCGGACGCCCCGGCGACCCGCCGCGCGCCGGCCAACCCGTCGCTCACCAACGGCATCGCCAAGGTCTGGCTCGACGGCCGGGTCACGGCCGACCTGGCCGACTCGACCGCGCAGATCGGCGCCCAGCGGGTCTGGGCGGAGGGCAACACCGCCACCGGCGTGGCGGTCGCGGTGCTCGACACGGGCGTGGACACCGAACATCCGGACCTGGCCGACCAGATCGCCAGCAGCGCCAGCTTCGTGCCGGACGAGGACGTGACCGACTACCAGGGCCACGGTACGCACGTCGCGTCGACGATCGCCGGCAGCGGCGCCGCCTCCGACGGCAAGGAGAAGGGCGTCGCGCCGGGCGTGAAACTGCACGTCGGCAAGGTCCTCAACAATGAGGGCCAGGGGCAGGACTCCTGGATCATCGCGGGCATGGAGTGGGCCGCCCGGCAGGAAAAGGCCCGGATCATCAGCATGAGCCTGGGCGGCGGCGCGACCGACGACACCGACCCGATGACCGAGGCGGTCAACCGGCTCAGCGCCGAGACCGGCGCGTTGTTCGTGGTCGCCGCCGGCAACAGCGGCCCGCAGACCATCGGCACCCCGGGTACGGCGGAATCCGCGCTGACCGTCGGCTCGGTCGACTCCAACGACCGGCTCGCCGACGACTCCAGCCAGGGTCCGAGCGTGGGTGACGGCGGACTGAAGCCGGAGATCACCGCACCGGGCGTCGACATCCTCGCCGCCCGCTCCCACCTCGTACGGGGCGGATCGGGCTACTACACCATGATGAGCGGCACCTCGATGGCGACGCCGCACGTCGCCGGTGCCGCCGCGCTGGTGCTCGCCGCCCACCCGGACTGGACCGGCCAGCAGATCAAACAGGCGCTGGTCAGCAGCACCAAGGCCACCCCGGCCTACACCCCGTACCAGGCCGGCAGTGGGCGGGTCGACGTCGAGGCCGCGGTCCACGCGACCGTCTTCGCCACCGCCTCCGCCTCCTCTGGGTTTCACCCGTGGCCGTCGGAGCCGGGTGAGACCGACGTCAAGCAGGTGACGTACACCAACGTCGGCGATCAACCGGTCACCCTCGACCTGGCCGTCGACGCCACCGCCCCGGCCGGGCTCTTCACCCTCTCCACCAACCGGGTGACCGTACCGGCACACGGCACCGGCTCGGTCACGCTGACCGCGAAGCTGGACCTGCTCCCGGTCGACCAGCCGATCAGCGGCATGATCCACGCCAAGGACAACACCGGTACGGTCCGCGCGCACACGCTCATCGGCGCCGTACGCGAGGGGCAGCGGCAGAACCTGACCGTCGTCGCCACCGACCGCTCCGGCAAACCGCTCTCGGGCAAGGTCATCGTCACCGCGCAGAACCTCTTCGCCGCGGTCGACCTCGACGCCTCCGGCACCGGCACCCTGCGGCTGCCGGTGGGCAGCTACTCCGGCTGGCTCAGCGCCGACGTACAGGGCGCCAACGGCCCGCACTCGCTCGGCATGGCGCTGCTCCCCTTCAACGACGTCAAGCTGGACAAGGACCGGACCGTCACCCTGGACGGCACCAAGCTCCGCCGGGTCCAGGCGTACGTGCCGAAGGAGTCGACCCCGGCCGCCGTCCGGCTCGACATCCACCGCTCGTACACCGACAGCCTGGTGGAGAGCTCGGCGCTGCCGAACGCGTCGTACGACAGCATCTGGGCGCTGCCGACCGGCAAGAAGGTGACCGACGGGGCGTTCGAGTTCGGTGCCCGGTTCCGGCTCGAACAGCCCGCGCTCACCGTGGCCACCAAGTCCCGTACCTATGAGGATCTGCTGGTCAAGCGGGCGGCGACGCCGCTGCCGGCCGGCACCGCGCAACTGCCGGCGGTCTTCGCCGCCGACGGCACCCCGGCCGACCTGGCCAAGCGCGACGTACGCGACAAGGCCGTGGTGGTCCGTCGCAGCGACACCATCGCCCTGGCGGAACAGGCCCAGAACGCGGCGACCGCTGGCGCGAAGCTGCTCCTGGTCGTCAACGACGGTGTGGGGCGGCTCGACCCCTGGGACGAGAACCCGTGGACCCCGGAGAGCCCCGCCCCGATCACGGTGGCGACCCTCACCGCCGACGAGGGCGCGGAGCTGATCGGCGAACTTCGCCGTGGCAGCGTGCCGCTCACGGTCACCTCGAACCCCACCACCGACTACCTCTACGACGTGGTGCACCACTGGACCGGTGCGGTGCCGGCGAATCCGACCTGGCGCTCGACGCCGAAGGACCTGGCCCGGGTGGACGTGTCGTTCCGCAACTTCCGCCAGGGCAAGGCGATGGAGTTCCGCCCCGACGTCTGGCGCGGTTGGGCGGTCGGCAACCAGCTCACCGTGGCCGCCCAGGGTGACCGGACCGACTGGGTCACCGCCGACGTGAGCTGGACGAACGACGCGCAGATCCTCGGCGAGACCGGACAGCACCTGGTGGGCGTCGCCGCCCGCTACCCGGTCGGGCCGATCAGCAAGGTGAGCTGGTTCGGTCCGATCCAGCGCCCCCGGATGGGGCCGGTCAACTACCAGCCGGTCCGTTACCTCGACTCGGTCTACATCCCGGTGCCGGGTTGGGGTGCCTCGGGCTCCGGTTACGTGGGCGACGCCGGCGGCAACTACGACGTACGGAACTGGGCCGCGCTCTACCAGGGCGACCAGCAGCTTCTGTGGGGCAACGCCGAGTACCTTCCGGTCAGCGGACTCGCCCCGGAGCGGTTGCCGTACCGGCTGGTGGTCGACAACGACCGGGGCACCTGGGCGAACCCGTACTCGACCCACACGCTGACCGAGTGGAACTTCACCTCGGCGGCGACCGGCGCAGAGTCGACGGAGACACTGCCACTGATCCAGCTCGACTACGACGTGGCGACGGACACCGACGGCAAGGCCGGCCGGCACACCGAACTGTCGGTGGCCGCCTCGCACCTGCCCGGCGTGACCGCCACCATCCGGGAGGTCACCCTGGAACTCTCGTACGACGACGGGGCGACCTGGCAGCGGGCGAAGCTGACCCAGAACGACTTCGGCTGGTCGACCAAGCTCAAGGCGACCGACACGGCGCAGTTCGTGACCCTGCGGGCCAGCGCCAAGGACAGCTCCGGCAACACCGTCTCGCAGACCCTCACCCGGGCATTCGGCCTGCGCTGA
- a CDS encoding ATP-binding cassette domain-containing protein codes for MPIFQDAFARLDPRWPIWRTVSEPDPTNNRDTAIRLLARVGLLTVDPDSRPGELSGGEQQRVAIARALAARPALLIADEPTAQLDPATAAGICTLFANSLTTGPQSWSPAPTGPAWPRWPADSYG; via the coding sequence ATGCCGATTTTCCAGGACGCCTTTGCCAGGCTCGACCCCCGCTGGCCGATTTGGCGCACCGTCTCCGAGCCCGATCCCACCAACAACCGGGACACCGCAATTCGCCTGCTGGCGCGCGTCGGACTGCTGACGGTTGATCCCGACTCTCGACCCGGCGAGTTGTCTGGAGGCGAACAGCAACGGGTCGCTATCGCGCGGGCACTGGCAGCCCGACCCGCACTGCTGATCGCCGACGAACCCACCGCACAACTGGATCCCGCCACCGCGGCGGGAATCTGCACCCTCTTCGCGAACTCACTGACGACGGGACCGCAATCGTGGTCGCCAGCCCCGACCGGGCCCGCCTGGCCTCGCTGGCCGGCCGACTCCTACGGCTGA